In Candidatus Omnitrophota bacterium, the following proteins share a genomic window:
- a CDS encoding glycosyl hydrolase family 28 protein yields the protein MANRSIRFLIFSGLFLTSVLAFADSPQKPFYNILDYGAVADGKTLNTQAIQSAIDDAAQAGGGVVLIPAGSFLTGAIFMKSRLTLHLQSGAALLGSKDIVDYATTIPQIRSYTDNYVKQSLIYGENLEDIAITGRGTIDGQGAAFRWKEYKNRPYIIRFISCRHVLIEDIFLKNSPMWMQHYLACEDVTVRGIRVVNHSTYNNDGIDIDSCRNVRISDCSFDSDDDALCLKSTTGRPCEDIAITNCVLSSHCNAFKMGTESNGGFTDIAVSNLSIHSPRDAQQDYG from the coding sequence ATGGCAAATAGGAGCATACGCTTTCTCATTTTTTCTGGATTATTTCTGACCAGCGTCCTGGCCTTTGCGGATTCCCCCCAAAAACCTTTTTACAACATACTCGATTATGGAGCGGTCGCGGATGGAAAAACTCTCAACACCCAGGCGATCCAATCCGCCATCGACGACGCCGCCCAGGCGGGAGGTGGAGTCGTACTCATCCCGGCGGGATCGTTTCTGACGGGCGCAATTTTTATGAAAAGCCGCCTCACCCTGCACCTGCAATCGGGAGCGGCGCTGTTGGGAAGCAAGGATATTGTGGATTACGCCACTACTATTCCCCAGATTCGCTCCTACACGGATAACTATGTGAAACAAAGTTTAATTTACGGCGAGAACTTGGAAGATATCGCCATTACCGGCCGGGGAACCATCGACGGCCAGGGCGCTGCTTTTCGCTGGAAGGAATATAAGAACCGGCCTTACATTATTCGCTTCATTTCCTGCCGCCATGTTTTGATTGAAGATATATTCTTGAAAAATTCGCCCATGTGGATGCAGCATTACCTGGCGTGCGAAGATGTGACCGTTCGCGGAATCCGGGTTGTCAATCATTCAACCTATAACAATGACGGCATTGATATTGACAGCTGCCGCAACGTGCGCATTTCCGATTGCTCGTTCGATTCGGACGATGATGCTCTGTGCCTAAAAAGCACCACTGGCCGCCCTTGCGAGGACATCGCCATCACTAATTGCGTCCTCAGCAGCCATTGCAACGCTTTCAAGATGGGAACCGAATCCAATGGCGGCTTCACCGATATCGCCGTTTCCAATCTCTCCATCCACTCTCCCCGCGACGCCCAGCAGGATTATGGCC